A genomic stretch from Chitinophaga agri includes:
- a CDS encoding NAD(P)H-binding protein gives MNIIITGSLGHIGKPLATRLVERGHSVTVITSKSERQSAIEALGARAAVGSFFDLDFLTRTFAGADIVYLMEAWEGIGSIYDKSVDFVAAFDKIGNNYKIAVEQSRVKRVVHLSSIGAHTDRGTGSLYLHNKVEGILDKLPEDVCIKYIRPVGFYTNLYRNLDSIRNQHSIVSTYGGDKKEPWVAAEDIAALIAEEMEKPFDSRTVHYAVSDEISPNEIARILGEAIGKPELKWNVIPPDQMLSGMLAAGMNEWIASGFIAMQAAQASGSLYEDLYRYKPVPGKTKFTDFAKEFAQVYHQQIK, from the coding sequence ATGAATATCATTATCACGGGCTCCTTGGGCCATATTGGAAAACCCTTAGCCACCCGGCTTGTGGAAAGGGGACATAGTGTAACGGTCATCACCAGCAAAAGTGAGCGGCAATCAGCCATTGAGGCATTAGGCGCCAGAGCAGCAGTGGGATCTTTTTTCGATCTCGATTTCCTCACCAGGACCTTTGCCGGAGCTGATATTGTCTACCTGATGGAAGCCTGGGAAGGCATAGGCAGTATTTATGACAAAAGTGTGGACTTCGTAGCTGCATTTGATAAGATTGGTAATAATTATAAAATAGCAGTCGAGCAATCCCGCGTTAAGCGAGTGGTACACCTAAGCAGCATTGGAGCTCATACAGATCGGGGCACCGGCAGCCTTTACCTGCACAATAAAGTGGAAGGCATCTTAGATAAATTGCCCGAAGACGTTTGTATTAAATACATCAGGCCCGTAGGATTCTACACCAATTTGTACAGGAACCTTGATTCGATCAGGAATCAACATTCTATTGTTTCTACTTACGGAGGCGATAAAAAGGAGCCCTGGGTAGCGGCAGAAGATATTGCAGCACTGATCGCTGAGGAGATGGAGAAGCCTTTTGACAGTAGGACTGTACATTATGCGGTAAGCGATGAAATATCTCCAAACGAAATTGCCCGGATACTTGGGGAAGCCATCGGTAAGCCGGAACTTAAATGGAATGTAATTCCTCCGGATCAAATGCTGAGTGGCATGTTAGCTGCGGGCATGAACGAATGGATCGCGAGCGGATTTATTGCCATGCAGGCAGCACAAGCAAGCGGTTCATTATACGAAGACTTATATCGCTACAAACCTGTGCCAGGGAAAACGAAGTTTACGGACTTTGCTAAAGAATTTGCGCAGGTCTATCATCAGCAAATTAAATAG
- a CDS encoding MBL fold metallo-hydrolase yields the protein MTVIKQTPLLPGTLQWTIGNRKVTVLSDSHFNAGEEFFTNLPEEGVRSTLIEAFRPESLILTTSIFLIESEEHEPVLIDTGMGTKMAPLLTGKLMEALAFIGKKPEDIGIILITHLHGDHFYGLLDPQKKKAFPNAQVWLSKTEYDYWFNNPQLSEQEKSNTDDAREALAPYEMLVDDGKEIVPGITSVPLPGHTMGQTGFLLTTSEEKLLFCADILNLPAIQVIYPEVGFATDADHDLAVKTRRDTLSKAAEERLLLAGPHFEFPCLTYVKVQGFGFQLVPKQYI from the coding sequence ATGACAGTTATTAAACAAACTCCATTGTTGCCAGGCACATTACAATGGACTATCGGGAACAGAAAGGTGACGGTACTCTCAGACAGTCATTTTAATGCGGGAGAAGAATTTTTTACAAACTTACCAGAAGAAGGTGTTCGATCAACCTTAATTGAAGCTTTCAGACCAGAAAGCCTAATTCTTACAACCAGTATTTTCTTGATCGAATCAGAAGAACATGAGCCTGTATTGATCGATACCGGTATGGGCACTAAAATGGCTCCGCTCCTAACCGGAAAATTAATGGAGGCATTGGCCTTTATCGGAAAAAAACCAGAAGATATCGGTATCATATTGATAACTCACTTACATGGTGACCACTTCTATGGTCTACTTGATCCGCAAAAAAAGAAAGCATTTCCTAATGCCCAAGTCTGGTTATCTAAAACTGAATACGATTATTGGTTCAATAACCCTCAATTAAGTGAGCAGGAAAAATCCAATACTGATGATGCCCGTGAGGCATTGGCACCATATGAGATGCTGGTTGATGATGGCAAAGAAATCGTACCGGGAATTACTTCAGTACCACTGCCGGGACACACGATGGGGCAAACGGGTTTTCTTCTAACCACTTCTGAGGAAAAACTACTATTCTGTGCAGACATATTGAATCTGCCTGCTATTCAGGTGATATATCCTGAGGTCGGCTTTGCTACCGACGCTGACCATGACCTGGCTGTAAAAACACGAAGGGATACGTTGAGCAAAGCCGCAGAAGAACGGTTGTTATTGGCCGGTCCCCATTTTGAATTTCCATGTCTGACCTACGTCAAAGTACAAGGTTTTGGTTTTCAATTGGTTCCTAAGCAATATATATAA
- a CDS encoding VOC family protein: MKQLTFASLQVKDLEASKEFYTSILGFEIGDTNPQACIFTYNKGQASFAIRTPLEPLEDRELGIGVALWFAVNENVDEMRALYIKNGVSNIGPIIETPFGRAFHVKDLDGYKLTFLQEK; the protein is encoded by the coding sequence ATGAAACAATTGACTTTTGCATCACTGCAGGTGAAGGATCTGGAAGCTTCAAAGGAGTTCTACACCAGCATATTAGGATTTGAAATCGGAGACACTAATCCACAGGCCTGTATCTTTACATATAATAAAGGGCAGGCCAGTTTTGCCATCCGAACGCCGCTTGAGCCACTGGAAGACAGGGAGCTGGGCATTGGAGTGGCATTGTGGTTTGCAGTTAATGAAAATGTGGACGAAATGAGAGCGCTGTATATTAAAAATGGCGTAAGTAATATAGGGCCGATTATTGAGACGCCATTTGGCAGGGCATTTCATGTGAAGGATCTGGATGGGTATAAACTCACTTTTCTCCAGGAAAAGTAA
- a CDS encoding SMI1/KNR4 family protein has product MTNQEKIKLLRRKYISANVNLDNIYNAIRAKQNVPLELIEETVADVDTMGALFPMQFEDKYGATGEPAVYINMRDPEDEPTQMSGANRVLADSFARTTIEDIKFNALNIVLAYEQDKAIVEKYKPLFLQQAAWCFNHLSEKPTLSEWEQDKLVLYANQLAYYTYFGEQQTDKLHQALEVLQVAYGYADWHRHGYIKHTYVDVLLKLGSIEEAYAVITEGLEYNEKFELFQEYKNDEQFIKWLQESDNEKAVAMRRRQQAKQELLDAIIAEEKHIRHSFKNPLHPLVVQHAENLIAIKQYILSLRQRALAKTSLNKLEEYKKNYILSTATVQELDEFEATYSVSLPDEYKAYLLEIGTGGVYFMEGDVPGIQELGEEEISRLKKPFPITSDKIHEVQNYYGVKAWVYSDSNSWIENGVLPEGTDMQALFGLPEESRLNDGCISLGYSSGRNELVLIANGEFANEVWSDRLGYGAAMRGCFGAASAERLTLLPFIAASLRVKVEKQEDDNGDWL; this is encoded by the coding sequence ATGACAAACCAAGAAAAAATAAAGCTCCTAAGACGGAAATACATATCCGCCAATGTTAACCTGGATAATATTTACAACGCGATCAGAGCGAAACAAAACGTTCCGCTGGAGTTAATAGAGGAAACTGTTGCGGATGTAGATACAATGGGGGCGCTATTCCCCATGCAGTTTGAAGACAAGTATGGAGCAACGGGGGAACCGGCAGTGTATATCAATATGCGCGATCCGGAAGATGAGCCAACGCAGATGAGCGGTGCAAACCGCGTATTAGCGGACTCCTTTGCGCGTACCACTATTGAAGACATTAAGTTCAATGCGCTGAACATAGTATTGGCCTACGAACAGGATAAAGCCATAGTGGAAAAATATAAGCCGCTTTTTCTGCAACAGGCTGCCTGGTGTTTTAACCATTTGTCGGAAAAACCAACTTTAAGCGAATGGGAACAAGACAAGCTGGTGCTGTATGCTAATCAACTGGCATATTACACCTATTTTGGCGAGCAGCAAACCGATAAGCTACACCAGGCCCTGGAAGTTTTGCAGGTGGCGTACGGCTACGCTGACTGGCACCGGCACGGCTATATAAAACATACCTATGTGGATGTCCTGCTAAAGCTCGGCAGTATCGAGGAGGCATATGCTGTTATAACAGAAGGGCTCGAATATAATGAGAAATTTGAGCTTTTTCAGGAGTATAAGAATGATGAACAGTTTATAAAGTGGCTGCAGGAGTCAGACAACGAAAAAGCAGTCGCCATGAGGCGCCGGCAGCAGGCAAAGCAGGAGTTGCTGGACGCGATTATTGCAGAAGAAAAGCATATCCGGCATTCGTTTAAGAATCCCCTACATCCGCTGGTTGTACAACATGCCGAAAATTTGATCGCGATAAAGCAATATATATTATCCCTTCGCCAGCGCGCATTAGCGAAGACGAGTCTCAATAAACTGGAGGAATACAAGAAGAACTATATCCTGTCTACGGCCACAGTGCAGGAGCTGGATGAATTTGAAGCCACATATAGTGTGTCATTACCTGATGAATATAAAGCCTATCTGCTGGAGATAGGTACCGGTGGGGTCTACTTTATGGAAGGCGATGTGCCCGGCATTCAGGAATTAGGAGAAGAAGAGATCAGCAGACTGAAAAAGCCTTTCCCAATAACGAGCGATAAAATACATGAGGTACAGAATTATTATGGTGTCAAAGCCTGGGTATATTCCGATAGTAACAGCTGGATAGAAAATGGCGTTTTGCCGGAAGGTACAGATATGCAAGCCTTGTTTGGCCTACCTGAAGAATCCAGACTAAATGACGGATGTATCTCCCTCGGCTACTCCAGTGGAAGGAACGAATTAGTATTGATAGCGAATGGAGAATTTGCCAATGAGGTGTGGTCAGACCGCCTGGGATACGGAGCAGCGATGCGTGGCTGTTTTGGTGCTGCCTCTGCCGAGCGACTTACATTGCTACCGTTCATCGCAGCCAGCTTGCGTGTAAAGGTAGAGAAGCAGGAAGACGACAACGGCGATTGGTTGTAA
- a CDS encoding fasciclin domain-containing protein → MKKIAVLAIIAFSTIITATSQAQEKTVTVGGAPMYPSKNIIENAVNSKEHTTLVAAVKAADLVETLQGNGPFTVFAPTNKAFDKLPAGTVQTLLKPENKSMLQGVLTYHVIAGKLDSKTIAEKIKQGNGKAELTTVQGGKIWAWMQGNKLVLKDEKGGMSMVTIKDVYQSNGVIHVIDHVLMHK, encoded by the coding sequence ATGAAAAAAATTGCAGTACTTGCTATAATAGCATTTTCAACGATCATTACAGCTACCTCCCAGGCACAGGAAAAGACTGTCACAGTTGGAGGTGCGCCTATGTATCCTTCCAAAAACATCATTGAAAATGCCGTAAATTCTAAAGAACATACTACACTTGTTGCAGCAGTAAAAGCAGCTGATCTTGTTGAGACACTTCAGGGCAATGGCCCATTCACCGTTTTTGCACCTACTAACAAAGCATTTGATAAACTCCCTGCAGGTACTGTACAGACACTGCTTAAACCGGAAAACAAGTCGATGCTTCAGGGTGTACTTACCTACCATGTAATAGCAGGAAAGCTCGATAGTAAAACAATTGCTGAAAAGATTAAGCAGGGTAATGGCAAAGCAGAACTAACAACCGTGCAAGGAGGAAAGATCTGGGCCTGGATGCAAGGTAATAAGCTTGTTTTAAAAGATGAGAAAGGTGGCATGTCAATGGTTACTATTAAAGATGTTTATCAAAGCAATGGCGTTATACATGTGATCGACCATGTACTGATGCACAAATAA
- a CDS encoding ankyrin repeat domain-containing protein, producing the protein MLDEIGVNATNDLGETPLIVAAYLNRINVLKKIIGGVDNVDYKVAGTFTESALLEACAHRRLDSIKLLVDAGARLEQVDRFGLTPLAKIFTNIFSDPLPCATYLISKGAKITAKVMELGMSWNQEKMSRYLTKK; encoded by the coding sequence GTGCTGGATGAAATTGGCGTAAATGCAACAAATGACTTAGGAGAAACGCCTCTTATTGTTGCTGCTTACTTAAATCGGATTAACGTTTTAAAGAAGATAATTGGTGGAGTCGATAATGTTGACTACAAAGTAGCCGGCACATTTACCGAATCAGCATTACTAGAAGCCTGTGCACATAGAAGGCTGGACAGCATTAAACTATTAGTAGATGCTGGGGCAAGATTGGAACAAGTCGATAGGTTCGGACTAACGCCGCTTGCAAAGATCTTTACCAATATTTTTTCAGATCCCCTTCCATGTGCAACATATTTGATATCCAAAGGGGCGAAGATCACGGCTAAGGTAATGGAATTAGGTATGAGTTGGAACCAAGAAAAGATGAGCAGGTATTTGACGAAGAAGTGA
- a CDS encoding transposase, translating into MARAKTLSVVFKSNHQHQGMLLPPDLNDLIPANHPVRTVNEMLDKVDITTLLQQYKPGGTSSYHPGMLLKVLVYSYINNIYSSRKIEDAVNQHIHYMWLSGMSTPDHNTINRFRGKRLQKTLQPIFTQVVYWISGSKSKSSDY; encoded by the coding sequence ATGGCAAGAGCCAAGACATTATCAGTTGTATTTAAAAGCAATCACCAACATCAGGGTATGCTATTACCACCAGATCTAAATGATCTGATTCCAGCCAATCATCCAGTCAGAACCGTGAATGAGATGCTGGATAAGGTGGATATTACAACGCTGCTGCAACAGTACAAGCCAGGAGGGACAAGTAGCTACCATCCTGGAATGTTATTAAAGGTCCTGGTTTATTCCTACATTAATAATATATACAGTAGTCGTAAAATAGAAGATGCCGTTAATCAGCATATACATTATATGTGGTTAAGTGGAATGAGCACCCCTGACCATAATACTATTAACCGCTTCCGCGGCAAGCGTCTTCAGAAAACGTTACAACCTATTTTCACCCAGGTAGTATACTGGATATCTGGTTCAAAGAGCAAATCCAGCGATTACTGA
- a CDS encoding VOC family protein — translation MKIDHLAIWVDNLELMKNFYLTYFNTTCNERYHNPVRKFTSYFISFNEGGARIELMHQPDIDAVLSQQGRNKGLAHFAITVGSRQEVNDLLERLRTDHFRITGEPRVSGDGYYEAVFSDPEGNVIELLADK, via the coding sequence ATGAAAATTGATCATCTTGCTATCTGGGTAGATAACCTCGAATTAATGAAGAATTTCTACCTGACCTATTTCAACACTACATGTAATGAGCGTTATCATAATCCTGTAAGAAAGTTTACTTCTTACTTTATTTCTTTTAATGAGGGAGGCGCCAGAATTGAACTAATGCATCAACCTGATATCGACGCTGTTTTATCCCAACAGGGTAGAAATAAAGGATTAGCCCATTTTGCTATTACGGTAGGTAGCCGGCAGGAAGTAAACGATCTGCTGGAAAGATTAAGAACGGATCATTTCAGGATTACAGGTGAGCCAAGAGTTTCCGGTGACGGGTATTATGAGGCCGTATTTTCAGATCCGGAAGGAAACGTGATTGAGCTATTGGCCGATAAGTAA
- a CDS encoding SDR family NAD(P)-dependent oxidoreductase, with protein MKKALITGANKDIGFETARALLQHGYYVYLGSRNLENGKAAVEKLKAVGLDQVEAIMLDVTDEQSVQNARETIGSKTDMLDVLVNNAGINGGFPQSSLEAGIEQYKKVFDTNLYGVIRVTQFFIDLLKKSTEPRIVNVSSSGSSLTLHSDPTWKYYSHKAALYQSSKAALNMYTIDLAYQLKDTSFKVNAVCNILLPSMVPS; from the coding sequence ATGAAAAAGGCATTAATTACCGGTGCGAACAAAGACATCGGCTTTGAAACCGCACGCGCGTTGTTGCAACATGGCTACTACGTATATCTTGGCAGCCGGAATTTAGAAAATGGAAAGGCAGCTGTAGAAAAGCTGAAAGCCGTTGGTCTGGACCAGGTAGAGGCCATTATGTTGGATGTAACCGATGAGCAGTCTGTTCAGAATGCGCGTGAGACGATTGGCAGCAAAACGGATATGTTGGATGTGCTCGTTAATAATGCGGGCATCAACGGTGGCTTTCCGCAGTCTTCATTAGAGGCAGGCATTGAACAGTACAAGAAAGTGTTTGATACCAATCTTTACGGCGTAATTCGTGTAACACAGTTTTTTATTGACCTGTTGAAAAAATCAACTGAGCCACGAATTGTCAATGTCTCGTCTAGCGGCAGCTCGCTGACTTTACACAGTGATCCGACCTGGAAGTACTATTCGCATAAAGCGGCCTTATATCAGTCCTCTAAGGCAGCACTAAACATGTACACCATTGATCTCGCTTACCAGTTAAAGGATACTTCATTTAAGGTCAATGCAGTTTGCAACATTCTTTTACCATCAATGGTTCCCAGCTAA
- a CDS encoding nuclear transport factor 2 family protein: MRLPKVIADLVHAQGRFDSMAYADCFSETALVHDEGRVYTGRKEIQQWIAEANEKYQAIMQPIAYEENGITSMLTAQVSGSFPGSPLVLYYHLELTEGLISALRITG; encoded by the coding sequence ATGAGATTACCAAAAGTGATAGCTGATTTAGTACATGCGCAGGGCAGGTTTGATAGTATGGCCTATGCAGACTGCTTTTCCGAGACTGCATTGGTGCATGATGAAGGTCGTGTGTATACGGGAAGAAAGGAAATTCAGCAATGGATAGCCGAAGCAAATGAAAAATATCAGGCCATAATGCAGCCAATAGCATATGAGGAGAATGGCATTACATCCATGCTAACGGCACAAGTGTCAGGATCATTTCCTGGTAGCCCTCTGGTGCTGTACTATCATCTCGAACTGACAGAAGGGTTGATCAGTGCTCTTAGGATCACGGGCTGA
- a CDS encoding reverse transcriptase domain-containing protein has product MIRFADDFLLGFTNKEDPLRVMEVLLKRLSKYGMTLHPDKTRLIDLDDDGEGHPRTTFDFLGFTYYISKSRNGKRILKRKTSSKKLNAALKRLSDWIKFYRHKLPIAELIASLNQKLRGHYAYCGITFNIRKLHTYYNRTKRLLHKWLNHRGGKRVWTWAKIAKLTMEWIPLTRPKVYHSYQSSKS; this is encoded by the coding sequence ATGATTCGTTTTGCAGATGACTTTTTGTTGGGATTTACCAACAAGGAAGATCCATTACGAGTGATGGAGGTTTTACTCAAACGGTTAAGTAAGTACGGGATGACCCTACATCCAGACAAGACCAGATTAATAGACCTGGACGATGATGGAGAAGGGCATCCCCGTACAACGTTCGACTTCTTAGGTTTTACTTACTACATAAGTAAAAGCCGAAATGGAAAACGTATCCTTAAGCGTAAAACAAGCAGTAAGAAACTGAATGCGGCATTGAAGCGACTTAGTGACTGGATCAAGTTCTATAGACACAAGCTACCCATAGCAGAACTTATAGCATCACTGAACCAGAAACTACGTGGCCACTATGCCTACTGTGGTATAACATTCAATATCAGGAAGCTGCATACGTACTATAACCGGACTAAACGCTTGCTCCATAAATGGCTAAACCATCGAGGAGGTAAGCGTGTCTGGACATGGGCTAAAATAGCAAAGCTAACGATGGAATGGATACCCCTTACAAGACCGAAGGTATATCACAGTTATCAATCATCGAAATCATAA
- a CDS encoding 3-keto-disaccharide hydrolase: MNRKHYLFALMSVVFTACAGTQADNTLSGKETADGWQLLFDGKTTHGWHLYNRGDKPSQWEVKDGALVCSPGPGKELGDLVTDSSYSNYDLTFDWKISVDGNSGVFVNVTERADIPTAWASGPEYQLLEQSHHDYVIENKRPGCLYGFSPQLNKATPKPAGEWNQSEIKQENGKVSFYLNGVLTAEQDFNTQQWKDAVANSGFKVFPEFGKQTSGKIALQDWNKGIAFKNIKLRKL, encoded by the coding sequence ATGAACAGAAAACATTATCTTTTTGCATTGATGTCAGTAGTCTTTACCGCCTGCGCTGGTACACAGGCAGACAACACGCTTTCCGGCAAAGAGACTGCCGATGGCTGGCAATTGCTTTTTGATGGGAAGACAACACACGGTTGGCATCTCTATAACCGGGGAGATAAACCCAGTCAATGGGAAGTAAAAGATGGCGCGTTAGTTTGCAGCCCCGGACCGGGTAAAGAGCTTGGCGACCTTGTCACAGACAGTTCCTACAGCAATTATGACCTGACATTTGACTGGAAGATATCCGTAGACGGGAACAGCGGTGTATTTGTGAATGTAACAGAGCGCGCTGATATCCCTACAGCATGGGCCTCCGGACCAGAGTACCAGCTACTCGAACAGTCCCATCATGATTACGTGATTGAGAATAAACGTCCTGGTTGTTTATATGGCTTTTCGCCACAGCTCAACAAGGCTACTCCCAAACCTGCAGGCGAGTGGAATCAATCAGAAATCAAACAGGAAAATGGTAAAGTGTCATTTTATCTGAATGGCGTACTCACTGCCGAACAGGATTTTAACACCCAGCAGTGGAAAGATGCGGTCGCTAATTCAGGATTTAAAGTATTCCCTGAATTTGGCAAACAGACCAGTGGAAAGATCGCATTGCAGGACTGGAATAAAGGGATTGCATTTAAGAACATAAAACTGAGAAAGCTTTAG
- a CDS encoding DeoR/GlpR family DNA-binding transcription regulator translates to MIKEQRFQIILNELAQKEQVTYGDLAEVLKVSEDTVRRDIDSLYQNGLVSKVRRGAMLPSPAPVSFQDRALFLQEEKNIIATKTLSFIKPGMTLFMDGGSTMCVIANRLPSDIAVRIITHNIPAIQLLTQHKNVEVIVLGGKYDTETATCTGITTCLEVRNYVADLYLMGICAISDKFGVTATFQDDADVKRAMLSRSRQTFAIANSAVLQQNESFHVCEMKELEAIVTDLESNHPALDPFRNQGSRII, encoded by the coding sequence ATGATTAAAGAGCAGCGGTTTCAGATTATCTTAAATGAGTTAGCCCAAAAGGAGCAGGTAACTTACGGGGATCTGGCTGAGGTGCTTAAAGTATCGGAGGATACAGTTAGACGAGATATTGATAGTTTATACCAAAATGGGCTCGTTTCTAAAGTAAGAAGAGGTGCAATGTTACCCTCCCCAGCGCCGGTAAGTTTTCAGGATCGTGCTTTATTCCTCCAGGAAGAGAAAAATATCATCGCAACGAAGACATTGTCCTTTATAAAACCAGGTATGACCCTTTTTATGGACGGCGGGTCGACGATGTGTGTCATAGCTAACAGGTTGCCTTCGGATATAGCGGTAAGAATTATCACACATAATATTCCCGCTATACAGTTACTTACCCAGCATAAAAATGTTGAAGTGATCGTTCTTGGAGGAAAATATGATACTGAAACTGCTACCTGCACAGGTATAACCACTTGCCTGGAGGTCAGGAATTATGTAGCAGATCTGTATCTAATGGGAATTTGTGCGATTAGTGACAAGTTTGGTGTCACCGCGACCTTCCAGGATGACGCGGACGTTAAAAGAGCCATGCTGAGCAGATCCAGGCAGACGTTTGCCATCGCCAATAGTGCTGTCCTTCAGCAAAATGAAAGTTTTCATGTTTGTGAAATGAAGGAACTGGAGGCAATAGTTACCGACCTGGAAAGTAATCATCCCGCCCTCGACCCTTTTAGAAACCAGGGGAGCAGGATAATTTAA
- a CDS encoding winged helix-turn-helix transcriptional regulator, whose product MEQEPSGEEKKMSILSQITNLGYERIVVDEDCVLHEALMLLADKWTLPVLLSLMQGPKRTSNLLREVNPVSPKMLVQTLKKLEEAELIQRKVYPVVPPMVEYSLTETGLGLNQALSEFFEWSIKRASKKKKTAAVASSAKVDQIAK is encoded by the coding sequence ATGGAGCAGGAACCATCAGGCGAAGAAAAAAAAATGTCAATATTAAGTCAAATCACAAATCTTGGTTATGAGAGGATCGTGGTTGATGAGGATTGTGTCCTCCATGAGGCACTGATGTTGCTCGCTGACAAATGGACTCTTCCTGTATTACTATCTTTAATGCAGGGGCCAAAGCGAACCAGCAATCTGCTAAGAGAGGTCAATCCTGTTTCACCAAAAATGTTGGTGCAAACTCTCAAAAAGTTGGAAGAGGCGGAGTTGATCCAGCGAAAGGTTTACCCGGTAGTTCCCCCAATGGTTGAATACAGTCTAACAGAAACCGGGTTGGGTCTCAATCAGGCACTATCGGAATTTTTTGAATGGTCAATCAAGAGAGCATCAAAGAAGAAGAAAACCGCTGCTGTGGCATCTTCTGCTAAGGTTGATCAAATTGCCAAGTAG
- a CDS encoding thioredoxin family protein gives MTFEEYCTLFESIIHTDPDNQLAPYDSAEYVEYTRLNWSRTNRWLKRGHLSDELLAVVQKIKIPQHWIVITEPWCGDAAHSIPFIKMVSDTNPLITVSYELRDSEPFRINNYLTNGSKSIPKVICTDGSGAEVMIWGPRPHDCQLLYRQLLADKVPYELIKTALQQWYNVNKGMDIQQEIATLLANGNNKYV, from the coding sequence ATGACGTTCGAAGAATACTGTACCTTGTTTGAAAGCATCATTCATACAGATCCGGATAATCAGCTGGCTCCTTATGATTCCGCTGAATATGTAGAATATACCAGATTAAATTGGAGCCGGACGAACCGCTGGCTGAAAAGAGGACATTTGTCTGATGAGTTGCTGGCCGTTGTCCAAAAGATTAAAATACCTCAGCATTGGATTGTCATTACAGAGCCCTGGTGCGGAGATGCCGCCCATAGTATTCCGTTTATAAAGATGGTCAGCGATACGAATCCGCTTATAACCGTTTCCTATGAGTTAAGAGACAGTGAGCCATTTAGAATTAATAACTATCTCACTAATGGTAGCAAGTCAATCCCTAAAGTGATATGCACGGATGGATCGGGAGCAGAGGTGATGATATGGGGACCCAGACCTCACGATTGCCAGCTATTGTACCGGCAGCTGCTAGCGGATAAAGTACCCTACGAGTTGATAAAGACAGCATTGCAACAATGGTATAATGTCAATAAGGGTATGGACATACAGCAGGAAATAGCGACTTTACTGGCCAACGGAAATAACAAGTACGTCTAG
- a CDS encoding MarR family winged helix-turn-helix transcriptional regulator — MPKEIEFHFKSPNDSPGYLLGQVTMLWQRKQKKVLDPLDLTQTQFALLAALGWLSKKSNAVTQSDIANQSNADRMMVSKVLRTLEEKGFITRAEHETDTRAKTIRLTKEGGVVLQKALIEIERADVEFFASLSNRLPAFNKNMVSLIDTNSE; from the coding sequence ATGCCTAAAGAGATCGAATTTCATTTTAAAAGTCCTAATGATAGCCCTGGCTATTTGCTCGGACAGGTAACCATGCTGTGGCAACGTAAGCAAAAAAAGGTGTTAGATCCTTTGGACTTAACGCAGACACAATTTGCATTGCTGGCAGCATTGGGTTGGCTTTCGAAAAAGAGTAATGCCGTTACGCAGAGCGACATCGCCAATCAAAGTAATGCGGACAGGATGATGGTATCGAAAGTATTACGAACCTTGGAAGAGAAAGGGTTTATAACGCGGGCGGAGCACGAAACGGATACAAGGGCGAAAACGATTCGGCTAACGAAGGAGGGAGGTGTCGTTTTGCAAAAAGCATTGATTGAGATAGAAAGAGCTGATGTGGAATTTTTTGCTTCCTTAAGTAACAGACTGCCGGCATTCAATAAAAATATGGTGAGTCTGATTGATACAAACAGCGAATAA